In Streptomyces sp. NBC_00448, the following are encoded in one genomic region:
- a CDS encoding aldehyde dehydrogenase (NADP(+)), translating to MAVPVWSVDPRTGKQREQVAVEATAAEVDAAVRAAATALPALADRSVRSRLLRAAAGLLERDAEQVVAAADAETALGTPRLTGELARTAFQLRSFADVVDEGAFLDVIIDHPDPDAKPIPRPDLRRYKIPLGVVAVYAASNFPLAFSVPGGDTASALAAGCPVVVKAHPDHPATSVLTAGLLREAAVSVGLPADTVVLLHGFEAGVELVRHPLVAAAGFTGSIPGGRALFDAAAARPRPIPFHGELGSLNPVVVTPAAAAERAEQIGTGLAGSFTLGSGQFCTKPGLVLTPAGADGDRLVGALTGAAQDAAAGVLLDGRMRENFLKGAAARAALPAVATPVTAGSAEDPLAVRPGYVVADAAELAEPGAYDLLLEECFGPLTVVVRYGDADQLDAILDRLPGNLTATAHLGADEAVTPGGPAAALLTRLGALAGRVLVNGWPTGVAVTGAQHHGGPYPATTSTSTSVGGTAIERWLRPVAYQDTPPALLPPELRDDNPAGVPQRVTGRP from the coding sequence GTGGCAGTACCAGTCTGGAGCGTGGACCCCCGAACCGGGAAGCAGCGCGAGCAGGTCGCCGTCGAGGCCACGGCCGCCGAGGTCGACGCCGCCGTGCGCGCCGCCGCCACCGCGCTCCCCGCCCTCGCCGACCGTAGCGTACGGTCCCGGCTGCTGCGGGCGGCAGCCGGGCTGCTGGAGCGGGACGCCGAGCAGGTGGTGGCCGCCGCCGACGCCGAGACCGCGCTCGGCACCCCCAGGCTCACCGGAGAGCTGGCCCGCACCGCCTTCCAACTGCGGTCCTTCGCCGACGTGGTGGACGAGGGCGCGTTCCTGGACGTGATCATCGACCACCCCGACCCGGACGCGAAGCCCATCCCGCGGCCGGACCTGCGCCGGTACAAGATCCCGCTCGGCGTCGTGGCGGTCTACGCGGCCAGCAACTTCCCGCTCGCCTTCTCCGTGCCCGGCGGCGACACCGCCAGTGCGCTCGCCGCGGGCTGCCCGGTCGTGGTCAAGGCGCACCCGGACCACCCGGCCACCTCCGTGCTCACCGCGGGGCTGCTGCGCGAGGCCGCGGTCTCGGTCGGCCTGCCCGCCGACACCGTGGTGCTGCTGCACGGCTTCGAGGCCGGCGTCGAACTGGTCCGGCACCCGCTGGTGGCCGCGGCCGGCTTCACCGGGTCGATTCCCGGCGGCCGGGCACTGTTCGACGCGGCCGCCGCCCGGCCCCGGCCGATCCCGTTCCACGGCGAGTTGGGCAGTCTCAACCCGGTCGTGGTCACCCCGGCCGCCGCCGCCGAGCGGGCCGAGCAGATCGGCACCGGGCTGGCGGGTTCCTTCACCCTCGGCAGCGGGCAGTTCTGCACCAAGCCGGGGCTGGTCCTCACCCCGGCGGGCGCCGACGGGGACCGTCTCGTCGGCGCGCTCACCGGCGCCGCGCAGGACGCCGCCGCCGGGGTGCTGCTCGACGGCCGGATGCGCGAGAACTTCCTCAAGGGCGCCGCCGCCCGCGCCGCCCTGCCCGCCGTCGCCACCCCCGTCACCGCCGGCAGCGCCGAGGACCCCCTCGCGGTACGCCCCGGCTACGTCGTGGCTGATGCCGCGGAACTGGCCGAACCCGGCGCGTACGACCTGCTGCTGGAGGAGTGCTTCGGGCCGCTCACCGTGGTCGTACGGTACGGCGACGCGGACCAACTCGACGCAATCCTCGACCGGTTGCCGGGGAACCTCACGGCGACCGCGCACCTCGGAGCGGACGAGGCGGTGACCCCGGGCGGGCCCGCCGCCGCGCTCCTGACCCGGCTCGGCGCGCTCGCCGGACGGGTGCTGGTCAACGGCTGGCCCACCGGGGTCGCCGTCACCGGCGCCCAGCACCACGGCGGGCCCTACCCCGCCACCACCTCCACGTCGACCTCCGTGGGCGGCACTGCGATCGAGCGATGGCTGCGGCCCGTCGCCTACCAGGACACCCCGCCGGCCCTCCTCCCGCCGGAACTGCGCGACGACAACCCCGCGGGGGTTCCCCAACGGGTCACGGGACGCCCCTGA
- a CDS encoding helix-turn-helix domain-containing protein: MSEELADNVRRHRRRAGLSQEELAHQSGFSVATVRKIEQGGSVRIETLHAVARGLGVRTSELLVSDAPTPVRHNDPNDLNLRDLRIALTPRVRLADVPPPTGDEPNLRLLRRAVRDAVTLYPAGRYASLAAALPLLMRDANAAVAYYEGSEDESREALLARAEVLGLAGRYLTQIRQFDIAHVAATASVNDAVTAKDNVAAANRVRGLCFTLLRTGRFDEAEELAVEAMDLIEPQVSNADPDRYSVWGGVAMEAAAAAIRNNRPQEAREYRRAASIAAAAVGHSQTYDVLAAFGPVTAAMKSLEDFMIIGDARTVVRRSTEDEALSAKAWGRLGKPSTTDGSRYVLDLARAHVRTGDGSAAMDELMRLYRSVPEWLRHQKSAAVTMEEIMKKRKRTLTADMRVVADHLCMSG; the protein is encoded by the coding sequence ATGTCGGAAGAACTCGCGGACAATGTACGCAGGCACCGGCGAAGGGCCGGCCTCAGCCAGGAGGAACTCGCCCATCAGTCGGGCTTTTCCGTAGCGACGGTCCGTAAGATCGAGCAGGGCGGAAGTGTACGGATCGAGACCCTCCACGCTGTTGCGCGCGGCCTCGGGGTCAGGACCTCGGAGTTACTGGTTTCGGATGCCCCGACGCCGGTTCGCCACAACGATCCGAATGATCTCAACCTTCGTGATCTGCGTATCGCGCTGACCCCGCGAGTGAGGCTGGCCGATGTCCCGCCGCCCACGGGCGACGAACCGAACCTCCGTCTCCTGCGGCGGGCGGTCCGTGATGCTGTGACGTTGTATCCCGCGGGCCGGTACGCGAGTCTCGCGGCGGCACTTCCGCTGCTCATGCGTGACGCCAACGCGGCCGTTGCCTATTACGAGGGGTCGGAGGACGAGTCACGGGAGGCGCTGTTGGCCCGTGCCGAAGTGCTGGGACTCGCCGGACGATATCTGACACAGATCCGGCAGTTCGATATCGCGCACGTGGCGGCTACCGCATCCGTGAACGACGCGGTGACGGCGAAGGACAATGTGGCTGCCGCCAACAGGGTGAGGGGTCTGTGTTTCACGCTGCTGCGGACCGGACGGTTCGACGAGGCGGAAGAACTCGCCGTCGAGGCAATGGATCTGATCGAACCACAGGTCAGCAACGCCGATCCTGATCGCTACTCCGTGTGGGGCGGCGTGGCGATGGAAGCGGCTGCGGCGGCGATACGCAACAACCGCCCACAGGAGGCCAGGGAATACCGCCGGGCGGCTTCCATCGCAGCTGCCGCGGTCGGGCATTCCCAGACGTACGACGTTCTTGCAGCCTTCGGCCCCGTCACGGCGGCGATGAAGTCGCTGGAGGACTTCATGATTATCGGGGATGCCCGCACAGTGGTACGCAGATCCACGGAAGACGAAGCCCTGTCGGCCAAGGCGTGGGGGCGTCTGGGGAAGCCCAGCACGACCGACGGCAGCCGCTACGTGCTCGACTTGGCGCGTGCGCACGTTCGCACGGGGGACGGGTCGGCGGCCATGGACGAGCTGATGCGGCTCTACCGTTCGGTTCCCGAGTGGCTGCGGCACCAGAAGTCGGCTGCCGTGACCATGGAAGAGATCATGAAGAAGCGCAAGCGCACCCTGACCGCGGACATGCGGGTGGTTGCCGACCACCTCTGCATGAGCGGGTAG
- a CDS encoding IclR family transcriptional regulator — translation MAVAEGAGSQVKSAVRTVELLEFFAGRPGMHSLAAVQESVGYPKSSLYMLLRTLVELGWIETDATGTRYGIGVRALLVGTSYIDGDEVVAAARPTLDRLSDETSETIHMARLDGTNVVYLATRQSQHYLRPFTRVGRRLPAHSTSLGKALLATYTDEQVRKLLPETLEPLTEHTHTDREKLIEELAVIREQGYAVDREENTLGLRCFGIAIPYRTPARDAVSCSVPVARLTPGHEQMIKDTLFDARDRLLLATRPL, via the coding sequence ATGGCTGTTGCCGAGGGTGCCGGTTCCCAGGTCAAGTCCGCGGTCCGCACGGTGGAGCTGCTGGAGTTCTTCGCGGGCCGCCCCGGCATGCACAGCCTGGCCGCCGTGCAGGAGTCGGTCGGCTACCCCAAGTCCAGCCTGTACATGCTGCTGCGCACCCTGGTCGAGCTGGGCTGGATCGAGACCGACGCGACCGGCACGCGGTACGGCATCGGCGTGCGCGCGCTGCTGGTCGGCACGTCCTACATCGACGGCGACGAGGTGGTGGCCGCCGCCCGGCCGACCCTGGACCGGCTCTCCGACGAGACCAGCGAGACCATCCACATGGCCCGGCTCGACGGCACCAACGTGGTCTACCTCGCCACCCGCCAGTCGCAGCACTACCTGCGGCCGTTCACCCGGGTCGGCCGCCGCCTGCCCGCGCACTCCACCTCCCTCGGCAAGGCGCTGCTGGCCACGTACACCGACGAGCAGGTGCGCAAGCTCCTTCCGGAGACGCTGGAACCGCTCACCGAGCACACCCACACCGACCGCGAGAAGCTGATCGAGGAACTGGCCGTCATCCGCGAGCAGGGTTACGCCGTGGACCGCGAGGAGAACACGCTGGGGCTGCGCTGCTTCGGCATCGCGATCCCCTACCGGACCCCGGCCCGCGACGCGGTGAGCTGCTCGGTGCCGGTGGCCCGGCTCACCCCGGGACACGAGCAGATGATCAAGGACACCCTCTTCGACGCCCGCGACCGCCTCCTCCTGGCCACCCGCCCCCTCTGA